DNA sequence from the Amphiprion ocellaris isolate individual 3 ecotype Okinawa chromosome 17, ASM2253959v1, whole genome shotgun sequence genome:
CTGTTAACTGACAATTTTTTGACACATAAGCCAAACTTTAGAACAAATTTCTTACAAGTTTTGTACATTTGTACTGATCTGCACTGATCTCCAAAAATCGTTCCTCTAGTGTGAAGTCTACCTACAGTACATGTAAATACAGCAGAGCATCACTGTATCCATAAAAAACAGCCCCCCCTCCCAATTTACATGTTACCATTACACATATAGCACACCCACTCAGTACAAGAATAtgatattattaataataataacactatAAGGTAACTTTACTAACATTTCCCTCCCTTCTGGTTGCAGACCGGCTCCCATCATGTCGCCCAACCCTCCGATAACCTCATCCGTTTGACCGATGGGCTGTGGCGCTCCTCCTGATTAGGCAAAGGTCGGAGAAGGAAGCTGTCGTTCCCGTGATGATCGTCGCGGTCCTCGCTGCCTTCGTATGAGCTCCCACAGCTGGACGCACTGTCGCCGGGGGAGCGGCCCGGTTCATGGGGACCCCTGCCGCCGCTGGAGTATCCTGCACCCATCATGCCGACACACCGGTCTCTGGGAGGGGATGCTGGCTCAGACTTGATGTGGAGGTTCTGATGGCTGGAAGGTAGGTTGAGATTTGAGTTCTGGCACAAGTTCCTGTAAAATGAGAGCAAATTGTGGGAATGTCGAAAAAATGCAAATCATATTCACATTCTGAACAGAGAGAACAGATATACGGCCCCACTTATCAGGTATTATTACTGCAATCCTGACTGCCCCCTCCAGGTACAGAAGAACAGGAGAACAAAGGATTGCTTACAAACTTGACAATTCTCCTCAAACTATTGTGACGCTACAGAAATGCATTCACCAGCCACTTTAACAGGTACATCTCTGAAATCCAAACATGCCATTGTTCAAAAAGGTGATGACTCCCCTCTCATTACTAAAGTCAAATTAGGTAGTGAGCTGGACTGTATTAATGAAATGCGTTCCTAATATTCTGCCCGCATCATGTGTTATGGGATAAAATATTAGGGATATTTCTAAATGTCAAGCAGTCCTGTACACCAAGTATAGTCattacatttttgatgtttgagtaaaagtatggcagagctgatgttcaaaataaagtggctggtgagGATATTTCTCATGCATGTCCATTTGTCAATTTGCAGACAAAGGATTTAATCATCTGTATCAATATCAGTCCTACTATTAGATAAAAGCAGTCCATAATAATATATGCTGTTTGCacttattactccaccaaggaacgcagtggagttatgtgatgatcagcatacgtttgttcatctgtttgtctgtctgttcgcaacattactcaaaaactgattcaaggatttggatgaaattttcagggaaggtcagaaatgacacaagaacctgttgattagattttggcagtgatgcagcttattgtCTGGACCCACAGACTTGTGAAAGATTTTGGTATTATTGCGAGGCtgtggcacagtgtcactgtaactatgacaacaagtgaacactacgtcagctgcctgctgatgatcacatgattgcgatcctactacaaatcgaccgctgtggacttatcgggacttatccgtcgaaaatgatacaaggaacaattgattaaaatgttagggtttttctgagtcccatcaattcctgccacatgctacatgtttaggtgactcgattcggtatccgtacataacgtacacatgcataacacacgcctgtgctcagcgaaAGGCCATTttgtgatcatcaataactaataaataaacaaatgctgcatttctgaaaaaaaaaaaaaaaaaagctgcatttctgacaatgccatatggggggaTGGACagctttggcagagtactgcgatctctgactgcttttatactttttagcagtttttatgTCAGTAAACAAATTATGGTAATCCGAGTCATTTGTGCCAAATCTGAACtaatgtgttcatttttcataaaaGCATGAACACTGATACACTTGTAAAGTTTTGGGGGTCCTGAGCATTTTCAAAGggattttaaaagataaaatgttGTGCGGCAGCCATTTTGAACAATATGTTCTAAGTCAGACATGATGACACAGACAGAGTGATGTCTGCCCACATGATTACATCATTCATTGCAGTAGACTTTTTGAGAAGGTGCAGCATTCAATTTTACGCATATTTCATGTTCTCATATAGTATTATTTTCCTCTCGCAGTGTCACTGAATTCCCTTTTAGCTATTCACTTGGACAATTTATCATGTAGTGCATAGTGTAACTGTAATCCCAGACCATCAAAAAATTTGGCCAGATATCACATTTTCTGTGTTATCATGCAGGTTCAACCGAGACGGTGCACGATACATAAAGGGGTAATGGCAGAAAGTCAGGAGATTTTGTGACAGCTCCAAATGTTAATAACATTTTCACATATGATTGAACTACTGGCTGCAActaaagattattttcattaccaatggttttcatttttttgataattatttGACttgtaaaatctttaaaaattgaGAAAAGTGCCAGTGTAGAAGAGGTCTGGTGTTTGCTCACAGTGGGCTGTAATGTGTTCTGAGCCCTGATGAGATATAAAACAGCTGCTCACCCCATGTGTCCAAGTGCCGAATGCTGTAGATTCtgtatctgctgctgctgccagtttGTCATTGATCCAAGACCAGAACCTCCAAACCCAGACAGAGAGGACAGGTCGGTGCCAAGGGAGAACTCTGAGGATGAACCAGACAGTTGCAGGTATTTCATCCTACATGAGGCAGCCTCTGGTCTGTTGCTGAACAGTGATAATGTTTTGTCATACTCACCTGTGCCGTAAGAGGAGGAGAGTGCAGACGGATACCCGCCCATCCCCTGACCAGGCAGCGTGGCAGCAGAGAGGGAGACTGCAGGAGTGGACAGCGTCTGAGCGGTCTGGGAGTGATTTATTCTCTGGTTCTGTAAGGACAGCAACAAtctgtcacacacatgcatacaccaATCATCTAGCCATATGTTACATTCTGTGGTGTGTTTGAGTAGGTAAtgtaggttgtgtttttttttcttctattttcccTGTTCCCAGGTTACGCCCAGTGGGAGTGGCTAGGTGCACCTGTGGCTCCTTACAATCAGCAGGGATGGTTAAAGGATGAGCCAACCTGAGCGTTGTGGCCAGTGGGCCAGATCAGCTGCCGGAGTACTAGTGTGGTGTTGTTGTCATGCGTTCTGCTTAAGGACAAGTCTCTAATGGTTAAAGAGCTGTGTAGGGTGACCAGCTTTGTACTTACAAAGCGCGCTTTGTGTTGGAATTGTGTTTTTGGATAAATAAATTTTCTTTTGTTGATGTCACACAATCAGTTTTCCTACCTCTGCATCTGTTTCTTTATATTTGTTACTCCCCTCATCCCCTAGATCTCGGGGACGTAACACCATATCTTAGAGGGAGCTTTGGgttaaaatttagttttaaaaccTTCAGTATATACACTAtcgtccaaaagtttggggtcaccctgaCAATTTCctcttttccatgaaaactcacacttttattcatgtgctaatataactgtacaagggttttctaatcatcaattagcctttcaacaccattagctaacacaatgtagcattagaacacaggagtgatggttgctggaaatgttcctctgtacctctatggagatattccattaaaaatcagtctgTACTCTCAAATCTCATGATCTCATGATGACCTCATGATTTACAGAAAATCATCTGGTATTTGCTGTAAGTCTAAAGAATAGTTCCAAGAAAAGCCTGTTTAGTTTGGAAACAGGTATGAGGgagaatgtgttttttgttttttgctacaTTATGAATCAGTAAAGATActctgattaaatgtttcttttcatgATTTAATCAATAATTACTTGCAATTTTATCTCTGCATTTGAGTTTCTAATCTAATTTATGATGTGAAATTCCCACAGAAAGAGTCCCTTATCACCTGgaagtattcattttaaaccttCTAGATGTGAGCTGCAGACTGACAGTCCTTTGGATGGAGGAATAAAATTGATTTGTGAAAACAAatactacaatattattttttttaaattgtgagcTACTCTGATAATCGCTTATTTGGTTTGAATAATTTATCTAAAGGAACAAAGTCCAAATTCTATGATAGCAGTCTcgtaaatgtaaatatttgcaaaagaAAGTCTGACATTTGATgccatttgatattttaaagacTAAACAACTAAATAATTCATcagcaaattaacaaaaatggaaacaattgttagttgcagccttcGACAgcatctgtttttgttcagcTTAATGCAACAGCTCCTGGCTGTCAAACAAAGTGTCATAAAACCAGTTAACCTCTTTCTATGGCAGCTATTTTAGGAGGCTTTATCTCCCATTGCTCTATTTAATGAGTTACGGTTAATGccataaactgaaaaaacataaatatcacaaaattatttgtttctgaatgaaaatattggACACTGACTTGACCACTCCTTATTTGATAAAACGTTTAACTGATATAAATTCAGTGTGGATTTTGGTGGCTAAAGAAGAATTTAAATGGCCTCTGGGGGGTTGAGAATATAATTTGTTAATTGCAAAACAACAGTAGCTTCTTTAAACATCCAGTTTCACATATTTGTAGCATATAAGTTGCTAATAGTTCTGGGAGCTTTATTTGTATGACACAGTTAATTATTGTTAGCTATTTTGCCACATACAGACTCTGGTGTCCACACAACAGGAGACGCTGCTGCAGAAAAAGGTTAAACTGATTCTGTGTCAGTATCTGACCAGTACAGCCTCCCTGTTCAGCACAACATACCTGAGAGTGAACTCTGAGATCTACTTACCAACATGAGGTCAAAGTCCTCACACTGCAGGGCAGCGTTAAAGCACAAACTAAAATTAGTCTCTGTGCTGAACAATGCacttaagaaaaaaattaaagtagaACTTAGAGAGAAACACTCACAACAGTTGGCATGTTGTTGCACTTGTTGGAGGGCGGCATCAGTGTTCGCAGGTCTGGTTTGCGGCTCATGCTCATCGAAGGAGGACTCTTGTCCTGCATGTTCTTGGAAACTCCTGCTGGAGACAGCAGGCCGGGGGAGCTGCAGTGGTTGTAGCTGCCATTTCCTGCAGAAAAGTCCCCAGGAATTAGTCAGAGAAATATGTTGCTAAATattattgtagggtcttaaccttaatattcaTAATATACCGGTCAGTTTGTAACATTAATCTTATTTCTCTGTTAGAAAGCACTTTGGCTTAATCTCTGTTAATAAATGACAGTAACCTATTCGATTTCATCAGGCTTccatgtctttttgttttcagatttttgattaTTCTCCTCatatttaattgaatttatcAGTCTGTGATACCTCAGAATTTATGTTCTAATTTTAATGATTaagtaatgataataaagttCAAATAAAAGTTGGTAAGATGGAATTTTTATCTCCTGTTCtgctaaataataaaacattcaaCTGGTCTGTAATTGTTTAATTTGCTGattggaggaaaataaaaaagtgaagtCTTACCAACATTGGAGACAACAGTGTCGTGCAAATCTGAACCCATCAGacctgcagaaaacacacaaagtcacaTGCTGGCACCACAGTTCAAATGTAGtgtcaataaattaaaaatacaaaatgtaaaataagagtTTGCATAAGTCAGTGTTTAGCAGATGTGATGAGGGTAATGTACCTGCATTCCCAGTGCTGGAAGGCCGCTGTGGGGACAGGCTGTTTCTCTGCAGGGAGGAGTGTGAGATGGGCAGCAGGTTGTGGTTACCCAGACCACCCCCCATGCCCTGGTGGGAGTACAGCAGCCCACCAGGGTTGCTGCCGGGGAGGGACACTCCCATGTCGTAGCTGGATGGAGGCAGACCCTGCTATACCAACATTAGGACTTGATGAGGCGACAACACGCTGCAGCCAAATTACACATCATTAACAGAACAGAGGTGAACTTACACAGATTCTCTGTCTGTTGATCATCAGGTCGATGTCTTCGTTGATTTTGCGGTATTTGTCGTCTGACTCTGGGCTCTGGCCAGCAGAGTCGTCGGCCTCGATGTCAGGGCTGTCGCAGCCGTTTAAACCCTTCTTACGCAGCGTCTATTAAGAAGAACATGGCAGACACATCTGGATGAGTTACAGAATCCAATTTCTGCTTTACTGATGTTTGCTTCACAATCTCACATGTGAAGAAATAACAAGTAGGAGGCGACTGATATGTCGTCTTTTTAGAGTTGATACTGAGTAATTATTAATGAAGGAGATATTCGGAATGGataaacatttacagtaaaaaatctCTGTTCAAATTCAGAATAACACTAATTCCAACAgttctaaataaaaacaaccaaatctataaaaaaaaaaattctcatctGACCAcctaaaaatcacatttattatGTACAACCATTTTAGTAAATGAAATGCAGACATGCAAAATTTTACTTTCACACCAATTACAGGCACTTGAATTACATAATAGCGAGCTGAATTTTATAGCTTTTAAATTCACTGTTTCCAGCATTTTTGAGCCTTCATAACATCATAAGTACAGGAGATAGACACATGAAATTTACaggactgaaaataaaacataattttttgataaaaatatcaaaaactcaACATAGATAAATGCAACATTGGTATACCGAGGAGCAAGTTGTCAGCAGGCTGTTGGACATTACATTCTGCATGGTAAAATATCTTTATAGAGTTGATGTACAAAGTTGtgtgaaaaatgttgtatatataatatatataaatagtCAAATCTGTAGTATGTTGTATGTTGAGGTTGATTCcagttatatatattttttttatttttgtaaaaataagtattttttttcttcttgtttacaAATTATTGCATTATGACTATTATACTGCACttacactacccttcaaaagtttggggtcacttagaaatgtccttatttttgaaaggaaagcagcttttttcaatgtggtaaatgaccattctagctggaaatggttgatttttaatggaatatttacaTAAGGGTACAGAGGAGgaacatcactcctgtgttccaTTGGTAcaatgtgttagctaattgtgttgaaagactaattgatgattagaaaaccattgtgcaactatgttagcacatgaataaaagtgtgacttttcatggaaaacgaaATTGtccgggtgaccccaaacttttgaatggtagtgtagggcatttctgagttctctacttctagccatggttgggCTGCTTCCATAGACGTGCACAAAGTTATATTGCAGTCAAAAACGAGGCCACAGAGAACAACattgtgacaggagcaaatggATTGCACAAAGACTGCTTGGTGTTCAGAGGGCtaaacttaaaagaaaaaaaaaacaaaaaaacaaaaaaaaaagcactgtcGACCACAAGAGGGCGCCATCCACCAGGGatccgccacagacacgccacAAGACCACATACCAGAAGTTAGTCAGACACACCACAACTAGGCTTGACAAGTTAGTTTCAATGAAGTTCAATGACAAGAACAGAAAGTCAGCCATGTTTCTCTGACTTTTTGTTCGTTTCATGTGTAAAAAGGAGCATCAGACTGTTCACATGTGTCGTGTATGTGACTCAAACACAGTCCGTATTGTGAAATCGTCTCTCACTCAGGTGTCAGATGATGGtggcggtgtgtgtgtgtgtgtgtgtgtgtgtgtgtgtgtgtgtgtgtgtgtgtgtgtgtgtgtgtgtgtgtgtgtgtgtgtgtgtgtgtgttgtacagtATGCGGTTTGGCTGTCGGTAGCCTGCTTCAGCACTTCACAGCCCATTAGTCCCGTCTGTCACTGCACAACATCGGCGCTATCACTCGGCGGCCGGACCAGCACAGCTATCCCACTCATCCCAGTCATGTCCACCTGTTTTGCTTTAGCGGGGAGGAGGGTGAGGCAGCTACCACCAATGCTGGCGTGGCTGCCTGAGGGATGGCCGTAGAAGGctattttttgctcctgtgcGCCGCAGAGTTCCTCGTCactcccatccctccctcgcAATCTGTCAATCTGGCTGCTCTATTAAAACATAAGAGCGAATCCGCTAGCCTACTTTCCCctcttcaaacacacacacagtacacagtgTTACTATACAAACACACTCCTCCTTCAATTGAAATGCAATGTAGCCAGGTGGAAAAAGCAATCAAAGATCATGTACTTTAAAGCAGCAAATACTCTGAGTTAAAGTTTTGTAGTATTACTAACAAAATGTACTCAAAGTCTGCAGTCTTGAAGGCACTTTCATGACCTTCATTGTTAAGCTCTAACATTATAAGGACTAGTCATATGTGCTGTACCTGTCTAAACTATCCAGATCCTCCATCATTTCAGATGATATTGTTTTTACATGAGATTTAATATTAAGGAAAGGATTTTCAGCAATTTTTGTATCTTACAATGAAAAATCCATCAGAGCTTCTCCCTTGAGTCCCTCTGAAtcatctgattttttttatgtacaataACTTTAGTTCATTTAATGAAATCATGCAAAATCTTGccttcaaaaaatgaatatttttgaagTACACAGGGGTGGGTTGAAACATAGGACTTTTCAATTTACttgtttcagcatttttggaGCCTTTATAACCTCATCAATACAGCTGATaaacaaatttaattttcaggtttgaaaaacacattacagctcttttaaaaaactgcaaccaCTTCAGGTATCACAATCTAAAGCCAAAGTCTGGTCCATGGTGCATGCATGATTTTTTCTATAACCAACCCGTGGCATTAGTATTATGGGATATAATGTTTATGACATGAGTCGGACAAACAAGCATCGGTAGCCTACAGGGCAGAAAAATGATTGTGCAGGAAAAAGCCTACATAAGTATTGTTTCTATGTCATAGACAATAAACTGGAGAGGATTTTTGCTACTGAGACTGTGATGGTTCATAACTGTGTAGGGGAGGCTATCTGTAATGAATATTTAGAATTTCTGGAGTTTtagtcacacaaaacaacatgtctgAAGACACCAAACTTGGTTCTATAAAGTTGTGATTGCTGTATTTTGGTATTTTCTAgcactttttttccttcaaCCATTGAGCCCCAGACACTTTGTGTTCAAATTCACAACCTCAACACTGTTATGACGAGATATCTATCCTGCCAGCTTTTTATGGTGAGTCATGTAAAAACTACAATTTCACAATCTCTTCCCTTAATATTAGGGCTGATATAAAAAATCTCCAAGGTTTGTCTTGGAGGACCTGCATAGCTGAGAAAACGAGATAGGGGTTATACAGCTAGTCTGTATAATTACCAGGATAAAAGCTTAAAAGTAAAGGTAGTGCCTCATAGAACTCATAGGGTTGTTTATCCTTAAGGGCCTCCATAGAAGCATTTGGTTTGACGTGGacattatttgttgttttggccTGTTTCTATGGTTAATTGAAACATTATCTGTGATTATACTAGCTATCatgtgtattttaacaaaataacagtaaattgttcaaaaactgcatttaaaacagcacttttgttgtattttggtgTCATCAAAACTACTCTGCTGATAAAGTACATTAGGAGGCTATTGTAAATGTGGCATATTTTggtaaaaagaagaagaatagaGTCAGAGCagcataaaaatggaaatatttgagTATTTGGCTCTTGGTTACTTTTAACCACAAAGCAGGAGCATGTCTTGGTGGGTGTGTGAGGTGGCAGGTGGTTTGAACAGCTCCTTGtcgagacagagagggaggggggagacagCTGAGGCGAAGGGGGAGGGAGGATGCCATAATATCATACCAGTCTCCCtactcctcatcctcatccagATCCACCcagacctcctcctcctactccagCCTCGCTGTGGTGCCTTTCCGTcgattttgttttctcttttcagcTTCAGCTACTTCCACCGCTCTCCTTGCCGTGGGTGGTCTCCTCCTCATCCACGTCATACGATGCTCTCAGTGTTTCTCTAATGGTGAGCGTGTGCCAGGCAACATGACATGCAGCTTTTACAACCCACTGTTAACCTATTGCTCAGGCTGCACATCAACCAAAGTTCTCATTTATCAGACCCATATTATGCGTACAGACACGAGAAAGGGACGGAACGTTTCATATTTCCTGTTCATTTCCAGGTAACTTTGTTCATAGACTCCTTAGCATTAGCTACTGTTTAGCTGTAAACATCAAACAGAATTCCTAAATAGTCTTACGCAGGAGTTTGATGCTAATTCAGGGTCAATAATAAGCGCTACAATCATTTCTAACGGCAGCACGTGTTGTTTCTACTCTTGATACTTTTGTGAAATAACCCCAAAAGCCACTGTCATGTTTGAAAGgtatatcttaaaaaaaaagttcaacaaaatgacaatgacTTTTCAACTTTGTTACAGTCGTTGAATGATCTGTCTGTGAAGCGTCAATCAATCAGTAAACTTACTCAGATcataaaaattcacaaatataTACGTTACTTTACCCGGattgtgtaaaataaatgaataaatagattCTGAGCTCCTCAGAACAGCCGTGTAGCCATGACCgagttttcagatgaactgcagcgTTTACACATAGGGG
Encoded proteins:
- the LOC111584796 gene encoding myocyte-specific enhancer factor 2C-like isoform X1: MGRKKIQIARIMDERNRHVTFTKRKFGLMKKAYELSVLCDCEIALIIFNSTNKLFQYASTDMDKVLLKYTEYNEPHESRTNSDIVDTLRKKGLNGCDSPDIEADDSAGQSPESDDKYRKINEDIDLMINRQRICQGLPPSSYDMGVSLPGSNPGGLLYSHQGMGGGLGNHNLLPISHSSLQRNSLSPQRPSSTGNAGLMGSDLHDTVVSNVGNGSYNHCSSPGLLSPAGVSKNMQDKSPPSMSMSRKPDLRTLMPPSNKCNNMPTVCEDFDLMLNQRINHSQTAQTLSTPAVSLSAATLPGQGMGGYPSALSSSYGTEFSLGTDLSSLSGFGGSGLGSMTNWQQQQIQNLQHSALGHMGNLCQNSNLNLPSSHQNLHIKSEPASPPRDRCVGMMGAGYSSGGRGPHEPGRSPGDSASSCGSSYEGSEDRDDHHGNDSFLLRPLPNQEERHSPSVKRMRLSEGWAT
- the LOC111584796 gene encoding myocyte-specific enhancer factor 2C-like isoform X4; the protein is MGRKKIQIARIMDERNRHVTFTKRKFGLMKKAYELSVLCDCEIALIIFNSTNKLFQYASTDMDKVLLKYTEYNEPHESRTNSDIVDTLRKKGLNGCDSPDIEADDSAGQSPESDDKYRKINEDIDLMINRQRICGLPPSSYDMGVSLPGSNPGGLLYSHQGMGGGLGNHNLLPISHSSLQRNSLSPQRPSSTGNAGLMGSDLHDTVVSNVGNGSYNHCSSPGLLSPAGVSKNMQDKSPPSMSMSRKPDLRTLMPPSNKCNNMPTVNQRINHSQTAQTLSTPAVSLSAATLPGQGMGGYPSALSSSYGTEFSLGTDLSSLSGFGGSGLGSMTNWQQQQIQNLQHSALGHMGNLCQNSNLNLPSSHQNLHIKSEPASPPRDRCVGMMGAGYSSGGRGPHEPGRSPGDSASSCGSSYEGSEDRDDHHGNDSFLLRPLPNQEERHSPSVKRMRLSEGWAT
- the LOC111584796 gene encoding myocyte-specific enhancer factor 2C-like isoform X2, with translation MGRKKIQIARIMDERNRHVTFTKRKFGLMKKAYELSVLCDCEIALIIFNSTNKLFQYASTDMDKVLLKYTEYNEPHESRTNSDIVDTLRKKGLNGCDSPDIEADDSAGQSPESDDKYRKINEDIDLMINRQRICGLPPSSYDMGVSLPGSNPGGLLYSHQGMGGGLGNHNLLPISHSSLQRNSLSPQRPSSTGNAGLMGSDLHDTVVSNVGNGSYNHCSSPGLLSPAGVSKNMQDKSPPSMSMSRKPDLRTLMPPSNKCNNMPTVCEDFDLMLNQRINHSQTAQTLSTPAVSLSAATLPGQGMGGYPSALSSSYGTEFSLGTDLSSLSGFGGSGLGSMTNWQQQQIQNLQHSALGHMGNLCQNSNLNLPSSHQNLHIKSEPASPPRDRCVGMMGAGYSSGGRGPHEPGRSPGDSASSCGSSYEGSEDRDDHHGNDSFLLRPLPNQEERHSPSVKRMRLSEGWAT
- the LOC111584796 gene encoding myocyte-specific enhancer factor 2C-like isoform X3 produces the protein MGRKKIQIARIMDERNRHVTFTKRKFGLMKKAYELSVLCDCEIALIIFNSTNKLFQYASTDMDKVLLKYTEYNEPHESRTNSDIVDTLRKKGLNGCDSPDIEADDSAGQSPESDDKYRKINEDIDLMINRQRICQGLPPSSYDMGVSLPGSNPGGLLYSHQGMGGGLGNHNLLPISHSSLQRNSLSPQRPSSTGNAGLMGSDLHDTVVSNVGNGSYNHCSSPGLLSPAGVSKNMQDKSPPSMSMSRKPDLRTLMPPSNKCNNMPTVNQRINHSQTAQTLSTPAVSLSAATLPGQGMGGYPSALSSSYGTEFSLGTDLSSLSGFGGSGLGSMTNWQQQQIQNLQHSALGHMGNLCQNSNLNLPSSHQNLHIKSEPASPPRDRCVGMMGAGYSSGGRGPHEPGRSPGDSASSCGSSYEGSEDRDDHHGNDSFLLRPLPNQEERHSPSVKRMRLSEGWAT